One window from the genome of Pyrus communis chromosome 16, drPyrComm1.1, whole genome shotgun sequence encodes:
- the LOC137721378 gene encoding probable LRR receptor-like serine/threonine-protein kinase At3g47570: MGNYKFISPLLFFSYLCMHAFVLNSCLSLALARSNETDKLALLEFKARITTDPFGVMSSWNETIHFCQWHGVTCGHRHKRITMLTLRSLKLGGSISPHVGNLSFLRAFNLFNNSFSHEIPPEIGRLRRLQRLGLGNNSLTGEIPANLSGCSELNYINVGGNLLEGSIPKELGTLSKLKEFFINDNHHTGSIPYSFSNISSLESFGAIFNNLGGIIPDIFGRLTNFYFLGLDGNVLSGTIPPSVFNHSSLETFAVGLNYNLQGTFPSNLGNSCPSLQTFAIGNNQFSGIIPVSISNASNLFELALYENQLHGEFPSLKNLHKLGRFVISLNHLGSGGTGDDLSFLCDLTNATGLQYLEFDSNNFGGTLPQCVANLSYSLVSFYVAYNSIFGNIPNAMENLHNLESIWLSGNQFSGLIPPEIGRLPKLYEVYMETNSLTGNLPSSFGNLSRLAHLHLEDNNLQGTIPSTLSQCPNLLNLTLGGNNFTGIISPELIRLSSSYVHLDLSRNHLTGFLPMEVGQLINLEHLDVSRNLLSGEIPPSLGNCKTIQYLYLQENFFQGTIPSDLSSLRGIETLSLARNNLSGTIPKFLENFTFLQSLNLSYNNLEGAVPIEGVFQNATATSVQGNTKLCGGIPELQLPKCEFRHSGKRGLSLTLKLVISLLCGLSGAFFSFSVLYLCCFRSKNKKDPSSDSEKFRMVSYQSLLKATDGFSSANLIGMGSFGSVYKGLLDQGETTIAIKVLNLDRHGASKSFIAECEALKNIRHRNLVKVLSACSGFDYRGSNFKALIYEFMVNGSLEEWLHPAQTSIDTNQRPRSLTFSQRLNIAIDVAMALDYLHHQCHVPIVHCDLKPSNVLLDDDMIGHVSDFGLARFLPSTLEDGFGNLSSSIGVKGTIGYTPPEYGMGHEVWPQGDVYSYGILLLEMFTGKRPTGNMFQGSSNLHNYVKAALPEQVLDTVDPVLIQEKGEGEMSANQRLTEASTMIRMKFEVSLISILGVGVACSADMPAERSDITDAMAEMCRIRNKLRADKMLD; the protein is encoded by the exons ATGGGGAATTACAAGTTCATTTCACCACTTCTCTTCTTCTCATATTTGTGCATgcatgcctttgttcttaacTCATGTCTTAGTTTGGCCCTCGCCAGATCAAACGAGACAGATAAACTGGCGTTGCTTGAATTCAAGGCTAGGATAACTACAGATCCTTTTGGAGTCATGAGTTCGTGGAACGAAACAATCCACTTTTGCCAATGGCACGGTGTTACCTGTGGTCACCGCCACAAGAGGATCACAATGTTGACGTTGAGGTCCTTGAAGCTTGGAGGCTCTATATCGCCACATGTTGGAAATTTGAGTTTCCTCAGAGCGTTTAATCTCTTCAACAACAGCTTCAGCCATGAAATCCCTCCAGAAATTGGCCGTCTGCGCAGGTTGCAACGTTTGGGATTGGGGAATAATTCACTGACTGGGGAAATTCCCGCTAATTTATCAGGTTGCTCTGAACTCAACTACATAAATGTTGGCGGCAATTTGTTGGAAGGTAGTATCCCTAAGGAGCTTGGCACCTTGTCAAAGCTAAAAGAATTTTTTATTAACGACAACCACCATACAGGAAGTATCCCTTACTCTTTTAGCAACATATCATCTCTTGAATCGTTTGGTGCCATTTTCAATAATTTAGGTGGCATAATTCCAGATATCTTTGGTCGACTgaccaatttttattttcttggatTGGATGGAAATGTCTTGTCTGGTACGATCCCTCCCTCAGTTTTCAATCACTCTTCTCTTGAAACCTTTGCTGTGGGACTTAATTACAACCTCCAAGGCACTTTTCCTTCAAACTTGGGCAATTCCTGTCCAAGTCTCCAAACTTTTGCCATCGGTAATAACCAGTTTAGTGGAATTATACCTGTTTCAATTTCTAATGCCTCAAATCTGTTTGAACTAGCATTATACGAAAACCAACTGCATGGAGAATTCCCCTCATTGAAAAATTTACACAAACTTGGGCGGTTTGTTATTAGTTTGAACCATCTTGGAAGTGGGGGAACTGGTGATGATTTGAGCTTTCTTTGCGATCTGACTAATGCCACCGGTTTACAATACTTGGAATTTGATTCAAACAACTTTGGGGGTACGTTGCCTCAATGCGTAGCCAACCTATCTTATTCACTTGTATCCTTCTACGTAGCCTATAACAGTATATTTGGTAATATCCCGAATGCGATGGAAAATCTGCATAACCTGGAAAGCATATGGCTGTCTGGCAACCAGTTTTCAGGTCTCATCCCCCCTGAAATAGGAAGGCTTCCCAAATTATATGAAGTATATATGGAAACCAACTCTCTCACTGGGAATCTTCCATCATCTTTTGGAAATTTAAGTCGACTAGCTCATCTGCATCTCGAGGATAACAACCTTCAGGGCACCATCCCTTCAACTTTGTCTCAGTGTCCCAATTTGCTGAACTTAACTCTTGGTGGTAACAATTTCACTGGTATCATATCCCCAGAATTAATTCGTCTGTCTTCTTCATATGTTCATTTGGATTTATCTCGAAATCATTTGACTGGCTTTCTTCCCATGGAAGTCGGACAATTGATAAATCTAGAGCATCTTGATGTTTCTAGAAACCTGTTGTCTGGTGAAATTCCTCCTAGTCTTGGAAATTGTAAAACCATACAGTATCTTTACTTGCAAGAAAACTTCTTCCAAGGGACAATTCCATCAGATTTGAGCTCACTAAGAGGTATTGAAACCTTATCTCTCGCTCGCAACAACTTGTCTGGGACAATTCCAAAATTCTTAGAGAATTTTACATTTCTGCAATCCTTGAACCTGTCTTATAACAATTTAGAGGGAGCGGTACCTATCGAAGGAGTTTTTCAGAATGCAACTGCCACATCAGTCCAAGGGAATACAAAGCTCTGTGGGGGCATACCAGAGCTTCAATTGCCAAAATGCGAATTTCGACATTCCGGCAAAAGGGGGTTGAGCCTAACCTTGAAACTGgtaatctctctcctttgtgggCTTTCTGGagcctttttttcattttccgtTTTGTACCTTTGTTGCTTCCGGAGCAAAAATAAGAAGGATCCTTCGAGTGATTCTGAAAAATTTCGTATGGTGTCTTACCAAAGTCTTCTTAAAGCTACTGATGGATTCTCTTCTGCCAACTTGATTGGTATGGGAAGTTTTGGGTCAGTTTATAAAGGATTACTTGATCAAGGTGAAACAACAATTGCTATCAAGGTACTCAACCTCGATCGACATGGAGCTTCCAAAAGTTTCATTGCTGAGTGTGAGGCTCTGAAAAATATTAGACACCGTAACCTTGTGAAGGTACTCTCTGCATGCTCCGGATTCGACTATCGTGGTTCTAATTTCAAGGCCTTAATTTACGAGTTCATGGTGAATGGGAGCTTAGAGGAATGGTTGCATCCAGCTCAGACAAGTATTGATACAAATCAGAGGCCAAGGAGCTTAACTTTTTCGCAGAGGTTGAACATTGCGATAGATGTTGCAATGGCATTGGATTATCTCCATCATCAGTGTCATGTGCCAATAGTTCATTGTGACCTCAAACCCAGCAATGTTCTTCTCGACGATGATATGATTGGACATGTAAGTGACTTTGGGTTGGCGAGATTCCTTCCAAGTACTCTTGAAGATGGTTTTGGTAATCTGTCAAGCTCCATCGGAGTTAAAGGAACAATCGGTTATACTCCTCCAG AGTATGGCATGGGGCATGAAGTGTGGCCACAAGGTGATGTATATAGTTACGGCATCCTCTTGCTGGAAATGTTTACAGGAAAAAGGCCAACCGGCAACATGTTTCAAGGATCTTCAAATCTTCACAACTATGTCAAGGCAGCTCTGCCCGAGCAGGTGTTAGATACAGTGGATCCGGTTCTTATTCAAGAAAAAGGGGAAGGGGAGATGAGTGCTAACCAGCGTCTAACTGAGGCTAGCACAATGATTCGCATGAAATTTGAAGTGAGCTTGATTTCAATCTTAGGAGTTGGTGTTGCATGCTCTGCAGACATGCCTGCGGAAAGGTCAGACATCACTGATGCTATGGCTGAGATGTGTCGGATCAGAAACAAACTTCGAGCAGATAAAATGTTGGATTAG